Proteins encoded in a region of the Mucilaginibacter sabulilitoris genome:
- a CDS encoding TonB-dependent receptor: MKQYLILFIFFLSLSPLVYGQATLQGTITDANTHEALVGASVCNADAVHGEKLATTNAKGRFSLNIQNIARLKFAMVGYNARIVEVAQLKGQSLDIALEPSTVDLQPVIVTASREGQARQDAPIAISKINSTQIKDTKATALYQLLNKVAGVYMVNLGNEQHTMAIRQPITYNALYLYMEDGLPIRPTGIFNHNSLYEINMSGVKDIEVIKGPASSLYGSNSIGGAVNFITQGPPTGYAGNLSVQGDNYHYRRVDADGGFSQGKFGLYVGGYIARQRDSWQDYSDFDKYSGNFKTTYDFSPSTRLTTSAAYNYLNTQTPGSLDSAHFYNRSYGSNSRFTYRKVKAFRASTRLDHQWDDKNSTFVTLFFRDNSTAQLPSYYISDVRDNTGKYLSSNGQVNDQKFQSYGVLAQHRTDFDFLHSRLIAGVYMDDSPSSYYAQFLNIDKDVQNNYYTGFTNTGRYIDDYRIKLFNTAAYLQYEIKPVEALRIVGGLRYDRVHYDFTNGLPPDQSKYKQQETNNFNILAPKLGVTYNLGSNKGLYANYSVGFQPPETGDLYSSRQLTPLKQATFDNYEVGGWFSAFDKKLYFELSLFDLEGHNEIINQLLPDNTTQNQNAGATRHRGVEYALTLAPVKELTFRFSGTNARHTYLKYSEVTTNYSTGANTVISYNGNRMNNAPAWIANSELTYKPVYLPGFRIATEWQHINQYYTNPANTKTYSGYDIYNLRLGYDIKSSVLKGAGIWFNVLNLTNKLYATTVTSNQYGDTYNAAPPRTYTLGISYSFSKY, encoded by the coding sequence ATGAAACAATATTTAATTCTATTTATATTTTTTTTATCACTTTCACCGCTGGTTTACGGCCAGGCTACCCTGCAGGGAACCATAACTGATGCCAATACGCACGAAGCATTAGTAGGTGCATCGGTTTGTAATGCAGACGCTGTTCATGGCGAAAAACTGGCCACGACCAACGCGAAGGGACGTTTTAGCCTTAACATACAAAATATAGCCAGGCTCAAATTTGCCATGGTTGGTTACAATGCACGTATTGTTGAGGTTGCTCAGCTAAAAGGGCAAAGCCTTGATATAGCACTGGAACCGTCCACTGTAGATCTCCAACCGGTTATTGTAACCGCCAGCAGGGAAGGGCAGGCCCGGCAGGATGCGCCCATCGCTATCAGTAAAATAAACTCCACCCAAATTAAGGATACCAAAGCTACGGCGCTCTACCAGTTATTAAATAAGGTGGCCGGTGTTTACATGGTTAACTTAGGCAATGAGCAGCATACCATGGCCATTCGCCAGCCAATTACATATAATGCGCTCTATTTATATATGGAAGATGGTTTGCCCATACGCCCTACGGGTATCTTTAACCATAACTCGCTGTATGAGATTAACATGTCGGGTGTTAAGGATATCGAGGTGATCAAAGGTCCGGCTTCGTCGCTGTACGGCAGTAACTCCATTGGCGGAGCGGTAAACTTTATTACGCAGGGCCCGCCGACAGGTTATGCAGGCAATTTATCTGTTCAGGGCGATAATTACCATTACCGCCGTGTTGATGCCGATGGTGGTTTCAGCCAGGGTAAGTTTGGCCTGTACGTGGGTGGATATATAGCGCGTCAGCGCGATAGCTGGCAGGATTATTCTGACTTTGACAAGTACTCGGGCAACTTTAAAACCACGTATGATTTTAGCCCTTCCACCCGTTTAACTACATCAGCGGCCTACAATTATCTCAATACGCAAACTCCGGGCAGCTTGGATAGCGCACACTTTTATAACCGCAGTTATGGTTCCAATTCGCGTTTTACTTATCGTAAGGTAAAAGCATTCAGGGCCAGTACCCGGCTCGATCATCAGTGGGACGATAAGAACAGTACCTTTGTAACCCTGTTCTTCAGGGATAACTCAACAGCGCAGCTGCCCAGCTACTATATTTCGGATGTAAGGGATAATACCGGCAAATATCTGAGCTCAAACGGGCAGGTTAATGACCAGAAGTTTCAGAGCTATGGTGTACTTGCACAGCACCGTACCGATTTTGATTTCCTGCATTCGCGCTTAATTGCGGGTGTTTATATGGATGACAGTCCCAGCTCATACTACGCCCAGTTTCTGAACATCGACAAAGATGTACAAAACAATTACTACACCGGCTTCACCAACACGGGCAGGTATATAGACGATTACCGCATTAAGCTTTTTAATACCGCGGCTTATCTGCAATACGAGATAAAACCGGTTGAAGCCCTGCGCATAGTAGGTGGTTTGCGTTATGATCGTGTACATTATGATTTTACCAATGGTTTACCTCCGGATCAAAGCAAGTACAAACAGCAGGAAACCAACAACTTTAATATACTGGCGCCTAAATTGGGTGTTACGTATAACCTTGGCAGCAACAAGGGTTTATATGCTAATTATAGTGTGGGCTTTCAACCACCTGAGACCGGTGACCTGTATAGTTCGCGTCAGTTAACCCCACTAAAACAGGCTACTTTCGATAATTACGAGGTAGGGGGTTGGTTTTCGGCGTTTGATAAAAAACTGTACTTTGAACTGAGTCTTTTTGATCTGGAAGGGCATAACGAGATCATTAACCAACTGCTGCCAGATAACACCACACAAAACCAAAACGCAGGTGCTACCCGTCACCGGGGTGTGGAGTATGCATTGACGCTGGCTCCCGTAAAGGAACTTACCTTTAGGTTTAGTGGTACAAATGCAAGGCACACCTACCTGAAATACAGCGAAGTAACTACCAATTACAGCACCGGTGCCAATACAGTAATCAGCTATAATGGCAACCGAATGAATAATGCGCCTGCCTGGATAGCCAATTCGGAGCTTACCTATAAGCCTGTATATTTGCCTGGTTTCAGGATAGCTACCGAGTGGCAGCATATAAATCAGTATTATACCAACCCTGCCAATACCAAAACTTATAGCGGTTATGATATTTACAACCTGCGTTTAGGTTATGATATTAAAAGCAGCGTACTCAAGGGAGCGGGCATTTGGTTTAATGTGCTCAATTTAACCAATAAGTTGTATGCCACAACAGTAACCAGTAACCAGTATGGCGATACTTACAACGCCGCGCCGCCGCGTACATACACTTTAGGCATCAGTTATTCATTTTCAAAATATTGA
- a CDS encoding PepSY domain-containing protein, producing MAPSAVKSKFYKWHRILGLIALVPVIFWTLSGLSHPFMSNWFRPQIAREVFKPLSQNQMKPALSIQQVMDKNNLQELRNFNLVHFTKGTFYQVLGKDSTYNYYSATDGVLLPNGDVQYAEYLARFFTQDSTSTMKSIVLQTNFDGEYQPINRLLPVWKVSFNRPDGMDVYIETGQSRMGTFNNNTRKAFLWVFEQFHTWQFLADIAGDTFRNAFLLVIVSIMLFTLLSGLTIYGLLWKKFKTIRQNQKVKGTEANRVTHRYHRQIGIIVSFVMFTFVISGAFHLFVKLYNNEPFKADYGQVINRKQLGFSNLELPLADSTIKKTGVASFYDNTYYQVVDNKRQVLYFNTLTGKEQELGDEDYARFLSTYYHTTASGLKTFKGRVKVDVIKQFDEEYGFINKRLPVERVGYPNGDNWYIETTTSKLATKVAGIDRAEGLSFIFLHKYFGMTWAGKDVRDIVSMLAALGVLVVSLFGFASFINNK from the coding sequence ATGGCACCATCAGCAGTAAAAAGTAAATTTTATAAATGGCACCGCATACTGGGGCTGATAGCGCTGGTACCGGTAATCTTCTGGACGCTGAGCGGCTTGTCGCACCCGTTTATGTCAAACTGGTTCAGGCCCCAGATTGCCCGGGAGGTGTTTAAACCCTTGTCGCAAAACCAAATGAAGCCCGCTTTATCTATTCAGCAGGTAATGGATAAGAATAACCTGCAGGAGCTGCGGAATTTTAATCTTGTCCATTTTACTAAGGGCACGTTTTACCAAGTATTAGGAAAGGATAGCACTTACAATTATTATTCGGCCACCGATGGAGTATTACTGCCAAACGGCGATGTACAATATGCAGAATACCTTGCCCGCTTTTTTACACAAGACTCTACATCTACCATGAAAAGTATTGTGCTGCAAACCAATTTCGATGGCGAGTATCAACCTATTAACCGGCTGCTGCCTGTTTGGAAGGTTTCTTTTAACCGCCCCGACGGAATGGATGTTTATATCGAAACAGGCCAGAGTCGCATGGGAACCTTTAACAATAACACCCGCAAAGCGTTTTTGTGGGTGTTTGAGCAGTTCCATACCTGGCAGTTTTTGGCCGATATAGCCGGCGATACTTTTCGTAACGCGTTTTTACTGGTGATTGTAAGTATTATGCTCTTTACCCTCCTAAGCGGATTAACCATATATGGTTTACTATGGAAAAAGTTCAAAACTATCAGGCAAAACCAAAAAGTAAAGGGAACAGAGGCTAATCGGGTTACGCATCGTTATCACCGACAGATAGGTATCATTGTTTCCTTTGTGATGTTCACATTTGTTATCAGTGGCGCGTTCCATTTGTTTGTGAAGCTGTATAATAATGAACCCTTTAAGGCAGATTACGGACAGGTGATTAACCGCAAACAGTTAGGTTTTTCAAACCTGGAACTACCCCTGGCCGATAGCACAATTAAAAAGACAGGAGTGGCGAGTTTTTACGATAATACCTATTACCAGGTGGTAGACAATAAAAGACAGGTGCTTTATTTTAATACCCTGACCGGCAAAGAGCAGGAACTTGGCGACGAAGATTACGCGCGTTTTTTAAGCACCTACTATCATACCACTGCGTCGGGTTTAAAAACCTTTAAAGGCAGGGTTAAGGTAGATGTAATTAAACAGTTTGATGAAGAATACGGATTTATCAATAAGCGCCTGCCGGTTGAACGGGTAGGCTACCCTAACGGCGACAACTGGTACATAGAAACAACTACCTCTAAACTGGCCACCAAAGTTGCCGGTATTGACAGGGCCGAGGGCCTGTCGTTTATTTTTCTGCACAAATATTTTGGCATGACCTGGGCCGGTAAAGACGTTCGGGATATAGTAAGTATGTTGGCCGCCTTAGGTGTGCTGGTTGTATCACTGTTTGGCTTTGCTTCCTTTATTAACAATAAATGA
- a CDS encoding heavy metal-binding domain-containing protein: MKKSIIIWCLAALSLVAVIACNGGGHSTEKQQKKGKYTCTMHPGVSVDKPGVCPKCGMELVERDTTEDK, translated from the coding sequence ATGAAAAAATCAATCATAATCTGGTGCCTGGCTGCTTTATCATTAGTTGCTGTAATAGCTTGCAATGGCGGGGGACACTCAACTGAAAAGCAGCAAAAGAAGGGTAAATATACCTGCACCATGCACCCCGGCGTAAGTGTCGATAAGCCCGGCGTTTGCCCCAAATGCGGCATGGAACTGGTAGAGCGGGATACTACGGAAGATAAGTAG
- a CDS encoding putative Ig domain-containing protein, which produces MRKLLVLIVLAACFLNASAQNISLTTGWKLAVGDSTQWASPTFNDQHWAAVNVAHSWEQEGHPNYNGFGWYRIHVVIPSSLKEKAFLKDSLRINLGSVDDNDEVYLNGKLIGKFGGKTGDIMKGAFYGPRSYTIAANNPAILWDKENVLAVRIYDTGGDGGIYGTNFSIAMADVMDHVNVDTEADFNYGERNSLSKAVKLVTTNHYDYKGKLAFKVTDPETNTVLYEKTNDAAFTIGKPFTYTFEIARLARKSYTINYTFTDEKSGKVLTQTETTPYLLTPYPSAKPKINGAEVFGVRPGNPFLYLIPATGRKPLTYKAEGLPEGLKLDASTGIITGTVAQKGSYPVTFTVSNRLGRKTKEFTIVIGDNIGLTPALGWNSWNAWGLSVDDKKVRTSAKAMADRLSAHGWAYINIDDGWEAEQRQPDGKIVANSKFPDMKGLSDYVHSLGLRMGIYSSPGPRTCGGFLGSWQHEDQDAQTYGDWGIDYLKYDWCAYSEIDPKPDLAGLKKPYQVMRTSLNKINRDIMYSLCQYGWGNVWEWGAEVGGNSWRTTGDIQDTWRSMSSIGFNQDKAAPFSQPGHFNDPDMLVVGKVGWGPSLHNTGLTYDEQYTHISLWSLLSSPLLIGCDMSHLDSFTLNLLTNDEVLAIDQDALGKGANKYVKSDNYQIWVKDLKDGGKAIGLFNLSDKYQTISLNKNDPVLKDYTKFRDVWQQKYIVTTGKTFSAKVAPHGVMLVKVSK; this is translated from the coding sequence ATGAGAAAACTACTTGTACTGATAGTACTTGCCGCGTGTTTTTTAAACGCTTCGGCTCAAAACATTTCATTAACCACCGGGTGGAAGCTGGCCGTAGGTGATTCTACGCAATGGGCATCACCAACTTTTAACGATCAGCATTGGGCAGCCGTTAACGTGGCCCATAGCTGGGAGCAGGAAGGGCACCCCAATTATAATGGTTTTGGCTGGTACCGTATACATGTGGTTATCCCTTCATCACTAAAAGAAAAAGCATTCTTAAAGGACAGCTTGCGTATAAACCTGGGTAGTGTTGATGACAATGATGAGGTTTATTTGAACGGCAAGCTGATAGGCAAGTTCGGAGGCAAAACCGGCGATATTATGAAAGGAGCTTTTTATGGTCCGCGGAGCTACACTATTGCCGCAAATAATCCTGCTATCTTATGGGATAAAGAGAACGTTTTGGCTGTACGTATTTATGATACCGGCGGCGACGGCGGTATATATGGCACCAACTTTAGTATTGCCATGGCCGATGTGATGGACCATGTAAATGTTGATACCGAAGCCGATTTTAATTACGGCGAACGTAACAGCCTGAGCAAAGCCGTTAAACTGGTTACCACCAATCATTACGATTACAAAGGTAAACTGGCATTTAAAGTAACCGATCCCGAAACCAACACGGTTTTGTATGAAAAAACAAACGATGCCGCCTTTACCATTGGTAAACCGTTTACCTATACATTTGAAATAGCTCGTTTAGCAAGAAAATCATATACCATTAATTATACTTTCACCGACGAAAAATCGGGTAAGGTATTAACGCAAACCGAAACAACACCATACCTGCTTACACCATATCCTTCGGCTAAACCCAAAATAAACGGTGCCGAGGTTTTTGGCGTCCGTCCGGGTAACCCATTCCTGTATCTGATACCCGCGACCGGCCGCAAGCCGCTTACCTATAAAGCGGAAGGCTTGCCAGAAGGTTTAAAGCTGGATGCCTCAACAGGTATCATCACCGGAACGGTAGCACAAAAAGGTTCGTACCCGGTAACATTTACAGTGAGCAACAGGCTGGGCCGCAAAACTAAAGAGTTTACTATTGTTATCGGCGATAATATCGGCTTAACACCAGCACTTGGCTGGAACAGCTGGAACGCCTGGGGTTTAAGCGTTGATGATAAAAAAGTACGCACATCGGCCAAGGCTATGGCCGACAGATTAAGTGCACATGGCTGGGCTTATATCAATATAGATGATGGCTGGGAGGCCGAACAGCGCCAACCCGACGGAAAGATTGTTGCCAACAGTAAATTTCCGGATATGAAAGGGCTGAGCGATTATGTGCATAGTCTGGGTTTACGCATGGGCATTTACTCATCGCCGGGACCGCGTACCTGCGGCGGCTTTTTAGGGAGCTGGCAGCATGAAGATCAGGACGCGCAAACTTATGGCGACTGGGGAATTGATTATTTAAAATACGATTGGTGCGCCTATTCAGAAATCGACCCCAAACCAGATTTGGCAGGCCTCAAAAAACCTTACCAGGTAATGCGTACCTCACTTAATAAAATAAATCGTGATATTATGTACAGCCTTTGTCAATACGGCTGGGGTAACGTATGGGAGTGGGGCGCTGAAGTGGGCGGCAATAGCTGGCGTACTACCGGCGATATACAAGACACCTGGAGAAGCATGTCGTCAATTGGGTTTAACCAGGACAAGGCCGCACCGTTTTCGCAGCCCGGGCATTTTAACGATCCCGATATGCTGGTTGTAGGAAAAGTAGGATGGGGGCCGAGCCTGCATAATACCGGCCTTACTTATGATGAGCAATACACACATATCAGCTTATGGAGCCTGCTTTCGTCGCCATTACTTATTGGTTGCGATATGAGCCATTTGGATAGCTTTACTCTTAATTTGCTCACCAATGATGAGGTGCTGGCCATTGACCAGGACGCGTTGGGCAAAGGAGCAAATAAGTATGTTAAAAGCGACAACTACCAGATATGGGTAAAGGATTTGAAAGATGGCGGCAAAGCCATAGGGCTATTTAACCTGTCTGACAAATATCAAACCATCAGTCTTAATAAAAATGATCCTGTATTAAAGGATTATACTAAGTTCAGGGATGTATGGCAGCAGAAATATATTGTAACAACCGGTAAAACATTCAGCGCTAAAGTAGCGCCGCATGGTGTTATGCTGGTTAAGGTAAGTAAATAA